A window of the Amycolatopsis solani genome harbors these coding sequences:
- the murJ gene encoding murein biosynthesis integral membrane protein MurJ: MNSRWPVADPDVMRPYDALATQVMPALKGPLVKPRPDGEAPEAPAKAPSLAKASGRMAIASLISRITGFLWKLLLVGAIGQGIANDSFNVANTMPNIIFELLMGGVLASVVVPLLVRSQDEPDGGAAYTQRLITVAFTLLLVGTVVAVIAAPAFTSLYVDDSGKASADLTTAFAYLLLPEIFFYGVFALLSAVLNAKQIFGPTAWAPVINNLVVIFTILVVWIMPGDINTEQVSITDPKVLTLGIGVTGGIVAQAVLLVPPLLRSGFRFKWRWGIDKQMKEFGGLALWILGYVAVSQIGYTINTRVLTSGSPGGVTAYSNAWLLFQLPYGVIGVSLLTAIMPRMSRAAADGDHKKLIGDLSYASRISTVMLVPISAVMTVVGGSIGIALFTFGKGTVETAERLGDALAISAFALLPYALVMLQMRVFYAMKDARTPTLIMIVMTLVKVPLLYLCPVLLSPDNVVLGVMMVNALTFVVGAILGQVWLWVTLGNLRSKRVIGVILFTVVASVLGVAAAWVAGKLVPDSFGPTFGAWVKLLLQSVVGIVVSFGVLMALKVEELRPATSRFTRLIKRG; encoded by the coding sequence ATGAACTCGCGCTGGCCGGTCGCCGACCCCGACGTCATGCGGCCGTACGACGCGCTGGCCACCCAGGTCATGCCGGCGCTCAAGGGGCCGCTGGTCAAGCCCCGGCCGGACGGGGAAGCGCCGGAGGCTCCCGCCAAGGCGCCGTCGCTGGCGAAGGCGTCGGGGCGGATGGCGATCGCGTCGCTGATCAGCCGGATCACCGGCTTCCTGTGGAAGCTGCTGCTGGTCGGCGCGATCGGCCAGGGCATCGCGAACGACTCGTTCAACGTCGCGAACACGATGCCGAACATCATCTTCGAGCTGCTGATGGGTGGCGTGCTCGCCAGCGTGGTGGTGCCGCTGCTGGTGCGCTCGCAGGACGAGCCCGACGGCGGCGCGGCCTACACCCAGCGGCTGATCACCGTGGCGTTCACGCTGCTGCTGGTCGGCACGGTCGTCGCGGTGATCGCGGCGCCGGCGTTCACCAGCCTCTACGTCGACGACTCCGGCAAGGCCAGCGCCGACCTGACCACGGCGTTCGCCTACCTGCTGCTGCCCGAGATCTTCTTCTACGGCGTGTTCGCGCTGCTCTCGGCGGTGCTGAACGCCAAGCAGATCTTCGGCCCCACCGCGTGGGCACCGGTGATCAACAACCTGGTCGTCATCTTCACGATCCTGGTCGTCTGGATCATGCCCGGCGACATCAACACCGAACAGGTGTCGATCACCGATCCGAAGGTGCTGACGCTGGGCATCGGTGTGACCGGCGGCATCGTCGCCCAAGCAGTGCTGCTGGTGCCGCCGCTGCTGCGGTCCGGCTTCCGGTTCAAGTGGCGCTGGGGCATCGACAAGCAGATGAAGGAGTTCGGCGGCCTCGCCCTCTGGATCCTCGGCTACGTCGCGGTCAGCCAGATCGGCTACACGATCAACACCCGCGTGCTGACCAGCGGCTCGCCCGGTGGTGTCACGGCCTACAGCAACGCCTGGCTGCTCTTCCAGCTGCCGTACGGCGTCATCGGCGTCTCGCTGCTGACGGCGATCATGCCGCGGATGAGCCGCGCGGCCGCCGACGGCGACCACAAGAAGCTGATCGGCGACCTCTCGTACGCGTCGCGGATCTCGACGGTGATGCTCGTCCCGATCTCCGCGGTGATGACCGTGGTCGGCGGCTCGATCGGCATCGCGCTGTTCACGTTCGGCAAGGGCACGGTCGAGACCGCCGAGCGGCTCGGTGACGCGCTCGCGATCTCGGCGTTCGCGCTGCTGCCGTACGCGCTGGTGATGCTCCAGATGCGCGTCTTCTACGCGATGAAGGACGCCCGCACGCCGACGCTGATCATGATCGTGATGACGCTGGTGAAGGTGCCATTGCTGTACCTCTGCCCGGTGCTGCTGTCGCCGGACAACGTCGTGCTCGGCGTCATGATGGTCAACGCGCTGACGTTCGTGGTCGGCGCGATCCTCGGCCAGGTGTGGCTCTGGGTGACGCTGGGCAACCTGCGGAGCAAGCGGGTGATCGGCGTGATCCTCTTCACGGTGGTGGCGAGCGTCCTCGGCGTCGCCGCGGCGTGGGTCGCGGGCAAGCTGGTGCCGGACTCGTTCGGGCCGACTTTCGGGGCCTGGGTCAAACTCCTGCTGCAGAGCGTGGTGGGCATCGTGGTCTCGTTCGGCGTGCTCATGGCGCTGAAGGTGGAAGAGCTGAGGCCGGCCACTTCGAGGTTCACCCGGTTGATCAAGCGCGGGTAA